In one window of Mytilus galloprovincialis chromosome 6, xbMytGall1.hap1.1, whole genome shotgun sequence DNA:
- the LOC143078375 gene encoding M-phase inducer phosphatase 1-B-like isoform X1, translating to MFGKITNLKMDCSTGDSCHKVLKTPDFIKSLFDEDSGLGMDFADFDDSPTLSFLKPDFCSKRKRADKLDTYIDYNTPVSYSKRRVIRSQKLLLKKSLSFDAQVLGTSKDLSADDIKRHAIKTEDVLVQAAVLTGDGKKECCLQTVQGHCHDLRYITPATINDVLNGKYNDTIGSFRIIDSRYSYEFEGGHIPGAENIHNKDDILELLKHPNTSRSDGKRDIIIFHCEFSSERGPKMCRFLRNNDRELNAENYPSLYFPELYILKGGYKEFYESYKSLCTPMDYVPMLSKDHKDDLRHFRSKSKSWYAGQKRVRSSSGRLFY from the exons ATGTTCGGAAAAA taaCCAACTTGAAGATGGATTGTTCAACCGGAGATAGCTGTCATAAAGTTCTCAAAACTCCAGACTTTATAAAAAGTTTGTTCGACGAAGATTCAGGACTTGGTATGGACTTTGCTGACTTTGACGACTCACCAACACTTAGTTTTCTCAAACCGGATTTTTGCTCAAAGAGAAAGAGAGCCGATAAATTAGACACTTATATCGACTATAACACCCCTGTATCTTACAGTAAGAGAAGGGTCATCAGATCCCAaaaacttttattgaaaaaatctttGTCGTTTGATGCACAAGTTCTCGGTACAAGTAAAGACTTGTCTGCTGACGACATCAAGCGCCACGCCATCAAAACAGAAGACGTCTTAGTTCAAGCTGCCGTACTCACTGGAGATGGAAAGAAAGAATGTTGTTTACAAACTGTTCAAGGACACTGTCATGACCTAAGATATATAACTCCAGCCACCATCAATGATGTTTTAAACGGGAAATACAACGATACAATTGGAAGCTTTCGTATAATAGACAGTAGATATTCCTATGAGTTTGAAGGTGGCCACATACCAGGCGctgaaaatatacataataaagacGATATTTTAGAACTGTTAAAACATCCTAATACTTCCCGTTCAGATGGAAAGCGTGACATAATTATTTTCCATTGTGAGTTTTCTTCCGAGAGAGGACCAAAAATGTGCCGATTTCTTCGTAATAATGACAGAGAACTTAACGCTGAAAATTATCCTTCTCTCTATTTCCCTGAACTTTATATTCTAAAGGGAGGATACAAAGAGTTTTATGAAAGTTATAAGTCACTGTGCACTCCTATGGATTACGTTCCAATGTTAAGCAAAGATCATAAAGATGATTTACGTCATTTCCGGTCCAAATCTAAATCATGGTATGCTGGCCAAAAACGAGTGAGATCATCTTCCGGTCGTctgttttattga
- the LOC143078375 gene encoding M-phase inducer phosphatase 1-B-like isoform X2, whose product MDCSTGDSCHKVLKTPDFIKSLFDEDSGLGMDFADFDDSPTLSFLKPDFCSKRKRADKLDTYIDYNTPVSYSKRRVIRSQKLLLKKSLSFDAQVLGTSKDLSADDIKRHAIKTEDVLVQAAVLTGDGKKECCLQTVQGHCHDLRYITPATINDVLNGKYNDTIGSFRIIDSRYSYEFEGGHIPGAENIHNKDDILELLKHPNTSRSDGKRDIIIFHCEFSSERGPKMCRFLRNNDRELNAENYPSLYFPELYILKGGYKEFYESYKSLCTPMDYVPMLSKDHKDDLRHFRSKSKSWYAGQKRVRSSSGRLFY is encoded by the coding sequence ATGGATTGTTCAACCGGAGATAGCTGTCATAAAGTTCTCAAAACTCCAGACTTTATAAAAAGTTTGTTCGACGAAGATTCAGGACTTGGTATGGACTTTGCTGACTTTGACGACTCACCAACACTTAGTTTTCTCAAACCGGATTTTTGCTCAAAGAGAAAGAGAGCCGATAAATTAGACACTTATATCGACTATAACACCCCTGTATCTTACAGTAAGAGAAGGGTCATCAGATCCCAaaaacttttattgaaaaaatctttGTCGTTTGATGCACAAGTTCTCGGTACAAGTAAAGACTTGTCTGCTGACGACATCAAGCGCCACGCCATCAAAACAGAAGACGTCTTAGTTCAAGCTGCCGTACTCACTGGAGATGGAAAGAAAGAATGTTGTTTACAAACTGTTCAAGGACACTGTCATGACCTAAGATATATAACTCCAGCCACCATCAATGATGTTTTAAACGGGAAATACAACGATACAATTGGAAGCTTTCGTATAATAGACAGTAGATATTCCTATGAGTTTGAAGGTGGCCACATACCAGGCGctgaaaatatacataataaagacGATATTTTAGAACTGTTAAAACATCCTAATACTTCCCGTTCAGATGGAAAGCGTGACATAATTATTTTCCATTGTGAGTTTTCTTCCGAGAGAGGACCAAAAATGTGCCGATTTCTTCGTAATAATGACAGAGAACTTAACGCTGAAAATTATCCTTCTCTCTATTTCCCTGAACTTTATATTCTAAAGGGAGGATACAAAGAGTTTTATGAAAGTTATAAGTCACTGTGCACTCCTATGGATTACGTTCCAATGTTAAGCAAAGATCATAAAGATGATTTACGTCATTTCCGGTCCAAATCTAAATCATGGTATGCTGGCCAAAAACGAGTGAGATCATCTTCCGGTCGTctgttttattga